The following is a genomic window from Aphis gossypii isolate Hap1 chromosome X, ASM2018417v2, whole genome shotgun sequence.
aaattaaaatttatgatctACATGCCATAATCCCTATACCTCCACTTATAACAATTGATAtagaatcaataaaatactagtgttttaattttctaattagcAATAATAAGTCAGTAGCTATAGTATTGTTGCATACTATGTTATactattaccattattattaactatatttaaattaaatgtttagtttttaaatacctgttaaaataaataactagtaaaatatgatatttactattgaatgtattatattttattttttgtttaatatgatatatatatttcaatacaatattagagttttatttaaatttcctacctatatttaatgttctgtaatgtgtatatagtgTGTATGTGGCCGTACTATGTcatgtttttataagttatcatTTAGTTATGGtagttaatacctatacaatgcTATAGCTACCTACAccatgagtatattatattggttcaggagtattattatcaacaaaatgtattaatggtTATCTAAGTAGCTACAATTCAGATAGACcgcaaatattagtttatttatactatttggtGTTTATATATGTCCACTAaccattaacatatttttttttaaggatatAGAAAATGAtcagaatacattttaagtattcagAACATggcaaaaaaactaaatagttatactttttaagaaatgagatttttatatttaagttccTTTCAATCAGAATACAAgtgaagataaaaaaatgattactaAATTGAATAACTAGTAAgactaacaatattataataccttttgattgaaagtataatttgttaactatagtaactataagccaaaaattataaacttcctACGTTTTTTCTGAGTTTtcttgttattgttatttgattaaaaaatatataaacacaaaaaaaagtattttttttattattattatattttattaatttcatattgtcaatgttttatttttaatactttattaacactaataaaatatttaaaactaattataagcattaatattaaaagttttaatacaaataacaattaaaaatgacataTGCGCCAAACctccaaaataatttattctataactAGTATAACTGACTGTAAAGATCTACTatctaattttgtaaatttttataaaaggtgttcaaataaaatttcctTAACTAACCTAGATACTGGACTTTGTTAAATGtttagacaatattttttgtaaaaactaataatacacttaattATCACTTATCAAAGTCTCTGATCAATGATTTagcaaaattatttgaaacaaaacTGAATTTAACTGAacctataatgaaaaaaaggaAATAAGCAACATTTGATGTCTAGCTTCCTAAAACATTTAActctaaaaatgaaataatcataatcataattgttatttaccaGTACTTAGTATGTCAATTTCCTAGGAAAAATCCATtctaaattgttgttttatatcTCTTAAATAGTCTAATTTTGATTCAGTTTTGATACATGATTGATACtgtttaattgtatttcattaaGATGTTATGCTTTTCCATTGTATGGCgagtgatattttataatttttatattttttaattaataaacccCTACCATCCCCGGAAGTTGCAGTACTGAAGTAGATATTTATCTagcatgatataatatttttaaaaaaattagaataatagaATGTAGATCATTTGAGGTTCTGTTGATTTTGGAACCCACAGGAATCAAAACTTTGGTGATCACATTCTTGTCTTTATGATAAAagatataagaataacatttaACAGCCCATAAGTTACACTTATTGTCAAGGAGTCACCAGTCACCAATCAATTTGAACTTAAGCGTCAATTAAAagaggttatattatatacttaccaatggtaaatattatattaaattacatagtgtaaaataaataataaatctagtaGGTTAGTACCTTAATTTACaagttactattttttttttttttttttttgtaatttttaatcattttaaaagaaggcatgttatacatttttttatgaatgaatttatagttataaaatttaatcaaatatttggttttataGCTATACCTATACAGATTACTTAATTCaatcattttgattttaactcCAAccttattttctataaataagttattaatattgctattaaatagacatataattttacttacaaaaataattgttcttttaaatagatagaatgaattaaatttatatatactatttcatagaaataaaactattttctgcaaaaatagtaatattatttttatcttgtgTAGCTAGTTTATCAAAGCATTAGAGATGACTTAGGTTAAAACATGCCCAACCAGCTAAATACTCAATAGAATTTTCCAAGTCCAACTGTATGAATGCAATGTTCATGCCACTCAAATTGTCATACAACGATCAAACGTGGAGTTGATTTCGTTAGCGAATGAATATTCATTTTCcatatgttttaatgatattttttcatataatatgaaattaatattatgaatatcatattttataatattattatcaagtatTGTTTCATGTGAGGTGTTCGTCTCTCTCGCCACATGTTGgtatttcaaaatgtacagACAGGTCTCACAAggctaatttaataaaataatttaattaataaatttaaataaagttttggtgaaattaaaatttatttttttttttatgtaagttaTCATTACCTACTCatagaacaaattattaattattatgttccaTTTTTAAAAGGGCATATAAAGaggttgaaaattgaaaaatttattttatgggttgttttttaataaaatgccttgtaaataatacattttataaatttaaaattatagagcaagtacaaataacaaaattgtattgaaaattaattaaatttttttcaaagaacaaattgaattattattcaacgaATTGGTTATCCACCTAATGACGgtctatgattattatacatgatattcAGGGAGGGGGAAGCAACATTTTTTGGCAAAACTCACCACCTTGTATTTTAGTACATAcatacagtataaaataaacaaaattaaattaaaaggagGGGGCAATACACCTATAGCTATACTCGTTGGATATAAGTCTCCTCAATACATTTAGGAAGTGAAGtgatcaaaaaaatactactccagatcaaatttataatacagtaacACCACAGTAAGTATACTATTGAACTCTTTAAATCACccaaagaatataaaaaatgcctatgtacctactactcttgataaacaattgaaattaattttattaaatctaacaAACGTTCACAGCTATATTTTGaagttacctatttaattagcttttatataggtttttcaatatacaatttaaaatacctataaaaatttcagaattattaatatattttgaaaattatacctagGAAAATTCTTATAGCAGTTCTGACAGTGCCAAAACTAGAGGTTTTCGAAATGGACGGTTGCCAAGGGCGCAGCTGAGTAATGAGGAGCAtttgagttaaataaaattggtttttaaataaaatgtatttttcttataaattatttacagttttattaaacttaagtgtaaatatgtaatatacaaagTTAAATGTTGAattgatatttgtatttattagtgtattattattaaatttatactgctTGACgcttgtatattatgataaatattttattttttcatgtatgAAAGTTTCATGAAACATATAGCCATGTAACAGCTATTATAGctcattaactataaaaactcaatgaatcgaaaaatatagcagtattttaataaatgcgtGATaagaatgtaatataataatattaggaaaATTAGTAGAATCcaccataaaataaaacgaaaataagcgccaaaaaataaaatttaccaaaTTCAAAAAGGAGAATAGTTACGGCATTATCTTAAAGCAAAAATGTTGTgaaaatttctattattaatgagaattattattattattattatgtggatcgacaaaagataatatatacaatacatttagttacaataataataagtaatatttcacTATAACTAAACACATATCTAAGTATGAAAAGTAAATTGTCTTCTAATGATgtaagtattatacttatgcGATATATATGATGTACACATAGGCAATACTATAATGCAGTGATCACAGAATGCACTTGATAGTctttatatattgataaccTTATAACCCTATTACAGATATAAACGATCGTGtggtaattttacatttacaataacaAGCTGATgtaacaaatatgtattatgggGTAATCTtgggtaatattaattatattttcatcaagTAACTACTGAACtggtttttaattcatttttaagtaaaactgaaaaaaaattgattttatcaaCAACTGGTTtagtgtaaaaattaattcttgttttcttttttttttttttgtagtcatTTAGTCCGGCTTTTCGTGTCATTGGGTAAGTAAgggtttaattatacaattaaacattaaagaaATACTTTTTGCAGGGATATACTCAGGGGGGGGAGGAGATTCATACCACTTCTATACACTTAATACTATGATACTTTGTATTAACtacttacatataaatataattattatatttttcaacttgagattttttttttggtaataatTGATTAGGTATCATTTTCTTATCAGTCTCAAGTCTGTATTACTTGATATTGGTGTAATAGCAATCAATCTATtctgttttaaaagtaattagtaCCTAAATATCACGAatcacaaataattttcaagttatcaatttatcatataattgtaactcatatcaaaaataatatataatttatattttatattttatacaaatatattataatctgtgtttctatttttaattttttaattttcaattaaaatattgcataataaaattacgaaaCTTTTTTACAACTGCATCCGTGAGTGTCAGTGCTACTGCAGTCGATACACTTAATCAGAAACATGAATTGGAAACAGAAAATAgtcaaattatcaattaacagATTTTAACCCTCCCCCTATTCAAAATTCCTATTCACATCTCTAGTCACTGCTTTAagcatttattgataattacatAATGTTTGTATACCTTTTGTTATGAAGGTTATAAATGTCcagtgcatataatatattgggtaTAAGTACTAAGTAACAATATAGTCAAAgactaattaacaataataaataaactttcaaTATAAGATTCTTAGATTTCATCTATTtgatggttataatattatcggtaCTGGTCTGTTATCGCCCCGCCACGAGAACGAAAATTTTTATCGCCCCGCCAATTACGAACGCGGCGATTACCTATCGctttgttttattagtttaggTAATTTTACGGTACTTATCGGTTATCGCAACTacctaacaaaaaatgtaaccgCCCgaagaaacattaaaaattcagaaaaaagtcaaaaatgtgACTGCGCGTGTTTCGGCACTCGTCGCTACGCTCCTCGGCGCCGTCGCTACGCTCCgcacaaatcgaaaatatctCTCGACTTGCTATGCAACGCCACCTTAAGTAGGTCACAGGGTAAATTATGTCGTAGTATATGGGCAGTGATTACCCTGTGACCTACTTGAGGTGGCGTTGCATAGCAAGTCGagggatattttcgatttatgCGGAGCGTAGCGACGAGTGCCGAAACACGCGcagtcatattttttgttaggtaGTCGCGACAATCGATAAGTACCGTAAAATTacctaaactaataaattaaagcgATAGGTAATtgttgtaggtataaataaaataatatgttcgaaATCGCCGCATTCGTAATTGGCGGGGCGATAAAATTTTTCGTTCCCGTGGCGGGGCGATAACAGACCAGTACCCTTtaatatatacagggtgattcttttatcaaacaacactcattatttccaaaagtattcatgttcttgaaaatatttttttacatagtttcaaattgttaaaaaaacaacattgttataaaaaaattatatttttaaatattttttatccttattatttttttaagtattttacttttttgaatgacaacatagatttttaatttcctattccaaagcagaataattttttgagtatttcgatacataaaaatcgaatttagggtgagtagtttatgagttatacttattcaaaGTTTAGACAAGCGGAGTAGTGGACAAACATTTTGCGGGGTAACCCCGTACCACTCCACTCTGCGCAGATAACAGTAGCGTTCGAAGAATTCATTTTTTGGAGGGAGGGTGTAAACCAGGACCGGTTATAAGCGCAGGCGACGTAGGTACAAGCCTACGGCGGcaaaatttatagatatttatatagagGCGGCatacaagaaaaaataagaaaacaagAGGCGGCAATTTTGATCTTTgcttacatataaaaatttgcttGCACCAGCCCTGgtgtaaacatttataactatttgtataaatcttatttatgtaatatattccaAAAGAAATCATTAAACATGTTATACATGTTTACTTAAGGGGGTTAAATCCCTAAAACCGTTCCCCACGTTGGTACGCCACTGATAGAtatcatagtttatttataggtacatagtgTCATTAGCCACTGCCAACAATGTAttcctatattaaattagaaattttctatttgttgCCTTTAATAGCAGTTGTTCCCTTTCCACACGGTACACTAACAATTTCATGGaagaaaaaagatattttaaaaaccatccTCTTCTTTTCCACTACCCTTGTGATACTAGTCTGCCACTGAGTATAATGATACAAACATTCAAACCAGTTGTGAACCTAACCTAAACAGTGATTGTTTGTAATCTATAATCTTTATGCTGTAGTTATAAGTTAGTTTCACCACAAACTACAATATCTATGGCACATTATAGTATAGAAgcctaattttattataaaatatcttagtcataaaactaattatataaataataaactgaacatttaatatttatctagtaCTCAATGCTCatggttataagttataagcaaCAATATCTGTAAAAGATTTCCAGATATCACACACAGCACACAGGAACTAGTATTTCAACACTCGTGTCTGAAAAATAAGtgaaagtaaatatttgtattctattaattattaatttatctatttatattttattattatctttattactaACAATAGTggatttaaaaagaatattagtAAGTTAAGCATAGCTCGTCTATTGCTAGATACTAGAAGGGAAAACAAgcacatttcaataattaaaataccgttttataagttatataatttagaatcataaataccaaataatttttggattGTAGAATAACATTCTctggaaaacattttattttttataatatattgttatgaaaacTTGCTATAATGTTAGAAAACcactatataaacaaattaactaaatttattaattaagattACAAAAGGGTCTTTGATTACTATAACGCTGTGTTAACCTTCAGTAGTCACGATAATTAATATCCGATAAATaccaagaatatttttatttagaaaaatactatttttttttagactcaATGGTAGACCAAAGATAGaccataaatatactatttaggtTGATACATGAtcgttaaattttatgatatatcataatatattacatatttgtgTACAATTCACTCAAAGtagattagatataatatgattttactcaagaattaaaaacaattatgtagATACTATtgtacatgataaaataacatatttcataatattgcaAATGAaacgtttgtttgttttttttttttaatcaagttaaaataactgatttcatataaagtatatattatgataaaatagcatgagtctaatttattatatgagtaaaacattatattatatgtttagcaATGTATTCCaacatgaaaaattattcattaattgaatataaactgCGTCGATTTATTTACTTGGGAGAAAAAACTTCAATTTATGTTCCTCCAGTTcacaaaaaactattttgggaaaataaaaatagagaagattttaaaattactggtATAAATCTGATTGGTGAGATAATtaggaaaaataatactgaagaTATTAATTCTATTGTTCCAACAATTTCAAAGGTTTGTTTCtttcacaattattaaataagattaaatttgtataattgttattaacttttagaTAGCAAATGAAAAACAACCTCGAAATTGTGAgactttaatatttctattagcTGTATGTGCAAAGTTTAATATGGACAATtgtcaaaaaatgaaaactgatGCTTATGCAaagattacaatttattgcACAGACGGATTGAAATTAATGATgttctttaaattttgtagTACTGCTACAAAAATCCTCTATGACAAAGGTAACTCCtctttctattataattaacaaacaatatgtaatattaatcatgGGCGTAGCTAAGATTTCTTTCAGGAGAGGGCAAATTAAGtttcaatctttttttttaagtatttatttatattattatttataaatcatatcaaTGACAATCATTTCAGGTCTTCGCAaacttaaactattatacCAATCACTAAAGTGATTTTAATGTGAAATTTGCACATTttgtataaagaaatataattaaatttaaggcTTAAAGGGGGGGGGGTACAAGTGCCTACCCTCTCTGCCACACTCTCGCTATGcccatgatattaattatggaTTTGTTTTAGGATATATAACTAAAAGATCTTCAGGTTTTGGTGAAGGCGCCCGAATAGCAATTCGAAAATGGTATCTCAATAGAGAACCTCTTGAgacagttaaatttataatgcaatataagACCTATCACGGTGTTAgtcataaacaaattatgaacacaattcatctccgttcagatgATCCAAGTAATTAATAAGCTATTGTGTtacatagttaaattattcatatgcttaaatatattttaggtcaTCAAGTTTACATTACATATGTATTACACGATATGAAAAAGTTAGAGGACATATATGAAACAAAATTGCTGATACAAGATGATGACACAAGCAAggaaatattagataaaatacaacaaaaatgtatttacaactatattaaaaaagtacatCGTATAGATAATCCAACAAATAGTAAATTGACAAGTGATTTGAAATGGAATGATTTGGgcaaagattttaaaattgtagttaCAAAAATGCTTCAAAGTTCAAAAGttagttatacaatttaaatgttaaaaaaaatggtctaatgtaaattaaaattttttaaggttttaactaattatgtTCAACAATTACCACTGAATATACTACTGGATAATACTTTCTCCTTTTCTCAACACCgcttatttcataatttaaggGGTAGAATAGGCTGTATGGAATTCATAatgcgttttaataatattaaagaaatacaaGAATCCGAAATACATCCATTTGAGtcatatttagaatatttaagatatactAAAACTGGCCCGTAAGTAAAATTGAATGtagatttaatttgt
Proteins encoded in this region:
- the LOC126552801 gene encoding uncharacterized protein LOC126552801, with protein sequence MYSNMKNYSLIEYKLRRFIYLGEKTSIYVPPVHKKLFWENKNREDFKITGINLIGEIIRKNNTEDINSIVPTISKIANEKQPRNCETLIFLLAVCAKFNMDNCQKMKTDAYAKITIYCTDGLKLMMFFKFCSTATKILYDKGYITKRSSGFGEGARIAIRKWYLNREPLETVKFIMQYKTYHGVSHKQIMNTIHLRSDDPSHQVYITYVLHDMKKLEDIYETKLLIQDDDTSKEILDKIQQKCIYNYIKKVHRIDNPTNSKLTSDLKWNDLGKDFKIVVTKMLQSSKVLTNYVQQLPLNILLDNTFSFSQHRLFHNLRGRIGCMEFIMRFNNIKEIQESEIHPFESYLEYLRYTKTGPTVYALNKRKEFTKNMLFDTNMDGAGCSNNIVLTKKKKENKSLRLIKSQNKFCKTDVYFMKPLPTHSPKLQELLSTNLMKITLNNLNPTNRRLLIAYDSRSYYISAVSCRYMHVKFLKVCEAISLIVQSIAYPNQLKANNKPTIIALQNGHKFKIVDVDCDLIWKTASLEYRLFGNTAALEQKNNKRVRNVKPLDTLVWSKECNLMYDVFLFVGTNKMDLRKIRKAKAQYEAYFSNSKIKIIVCCLNGNHTERINCSRDGLLFIPGFDKNVGRIIELFINNKF